The sequence CAATTTACATCCccgggcactcacctcatagtctaaaactcaataattacaatacaaacctggcaaattatgcacaaagATATTCATACAAGATTTTTTTTGCAGATAAgtctaataggcatgactccctataagtactatagtaaaattttaatttcacaaagggagcatttaaacacataatttttttccaccacaaggacctcgtccttatataataTCTACCGCAGCTTGTAACCCGATTTAGATATTTCACATTATATAAAacacgaggatctcgtcctcaactccgtaccacaagtaatatgcacatcgtgccaaattggaacattccattttcttctttggaataattttctgtttaacaaaatcacaacacataatgatagacataacTATCTCCATCGAATTTCCCAACAAGAGTATTCACATAAGTAGATTTCAGAATTACGAagttcactcataagtggagcacaataggaggacttgccTTGATACTTAGAACGAATCAACTTAACAAAATTGTTACTTTATAATAATTCGAAACTGTacttgtaatgacaccatctggtgttgCGACCTCAGCCattccatagaaaatatatcaacggctcAGTCTCCACCTAtaggagtctcacctccacctctaaaatcCTGACCCCTACCTATGGTTAGTCATGTAAGTGGAGTGGTAACTgtaatggggcacgtagcctgagtgcttttacaaaatatgtttctcccaagtctaggacaattttcccatgatgtgcctagtactACCACATTCATAACAATCCCTTTGAGGGTTCGGCTACTCATACTGAGTCTATGctagataactagaataaccattatACTAACCTCGTGGCGGTGGTACATTAAAAGAACTTTTTGGAGCACCCCAAGTAATCAGATATATTGATTGGGCTGGCCGGCTGGCCGGCTACCCGATCCCCTATCATAATGATTTGTAGTTGTAGAATAGAATCCGTTGAATTCCTTAAaccctcgagacctcttggtcttctTAGCTTCCTCTTTTCCTCATCCAGAACACATTCtattttggcaatttctaccactagccgAAATAAATCATCAACCTGTAGCTTCTCGGGTTTTACTAAATTTTAAGAtcataattgattcctttaatgagtctgtggactcgctctctagcTTATgaaccaaagtaggagtatgactgctaacttattgaacctgatgacaTATTCTGACATTGTCATGGTGACCTGACAAAACCGTTTAGACCACATATACCACATATTACAGAGAATCTGGGAGACAAACTCCTTCAAAAACATTTCTAAGAACTAAGCCGAGTaggtggtgttgcattggctagTCTTCCATATTCATAGACTTGCCACAAACACCGACGGctaatttcttcttttgctatgttgactcaacactgttgagttaacctatttattcatatactattcgattcttctttggggtaactctTTACCCTAATTATGCACAATAATTACAAAAGTATAGCTCCATCAAgataaatcttggcacgaactacatagtccagaagatcgtcaaccactgtactttctctgaagcaccccaaaatctgcaACCTTGACTTCCACACTGAGCAAACCTTCTGTAAATGTAAAGTTGTTTTTTTCCTAACACCTTTGAAACTAAAGTAttggattattaaggaggcagaCATACCTCAAGTCCTAATCTTATCCCCTGCATGTCTCAAGCCttaaatatgtgtaaattatTGGGGAGACTTTCAGTACTATATATATGTGaattatatatacatacaatTCAGGTCAAGACTGATATAACATATGACCATTCGATCCATTCATTGATAGTAGACATCCTCATTTGGCGCAAAGTCATGGGTCACAACGTCCAATAATCCACAATATTGACCTTTGTAActcatataaatcaaccagacgccaagGTCCGTTGTACCCctacatgattcactaggtgatatTCTCAATGCATCTGCATCTTCAGACAGAACCATAACGGGTCTAGTAAATACGTAATatttccaccacctcttggcggaacccatcATCTGAAACACAGTAAAATCAACCCCTATTGCTTTCAACTATTCCCATGTTCTACGATACTTCATAGCAGCAGTTGAgaaaatcatgtgggtcctcagaaggtgtaccacagAAATGGACTGGAAATatcttggtaaacttgtccaatctcagcAAAGACTCAAAAGACAAGGCAGGTCTGTCATCGACCCGTGCCGCAATAACTAGTTGAGCTTCCCCAACTGGATGAGATTAAGCTAAATCATTCGTAAGCTAATGCAACACAACCCATCTAATTCCTCAAACcatttgcaaatctcgcattcaccctcataACAGTCAATCCCACTCTtataagcgatccaaactcaaattgcaacacgtaTATTTCACTGGTAAGAGAGGACTGCCAAacaacaacataaggatcacacaaacttcaaaacatcccgcaggagataatccacttgcttagcctcaaactggtatctctctatactcttccataatcataactattacacaatcactaaccccccccccccttgagtctgaactcataacacCACAAGAAGATTTACTCCACTCCACTACTAAACTACACGAGAGGTCCTTCAACATATCCATAGCTCGAGGCCATATGCTAACTCAAGACAGAAGTCAAACATCTAATAATCCTTGATACATCCTCAACAAACTCTTCCCGTCACATTTGAACAATTTTAACACATCTCGcaatcaaatcatactcaccCCTAGTCATCCAGTCACAAATCCTACCAATAAGGACACAAATGGATATAGAAGTCCCAAAtacacgtgctcacacaattgAAATCTCAGTACTCAAGCCACAGacaaaacctggcctcaagtcctccagactggccaaatatcacacacagaaatcacatctcgcacctcatccagggaatcacaagctgTTGATGCACAGTAGATACCAAGTTGTTGATGCGCggaaggaattcaaggaattACGCTTCAAGtttaatcaatgtcgcacgataagaattcgagaatgtggaatttcctaaagggttctgcaacctctcgaagataagtatagacgtctctgtactgatccgcaagactctactaaacctgctcatgaatcgtgagacctatgtaacctagtgctctgataccaactggtcatgacccaaaatctcacccgtcatgatggcgcctatcgtggtacaaggcaagcctcaactcaacatctcaacatagtggaacttttaaataaaggcggaagcagttaatattaaataaaatcttttagaacagaatataactccaaaagtactaaacaatccatccccaaaactcggtgtcattGTGTGCATGAGCATCTAAGTGATAACAACATCCGACTGATAAAACACTATCTGAAAATATACAACAGTAGAATATGAAAGgtaaggagagtcaaggtcagtgaacgccatgcagctacctcaatagtctccagagtctgactcctcaatcagcaaGCGCCGTGACCAGAAGTGTCTAGATTTGTACACGAGGTAcatggggtaacgtgagtacaccaactcagtaagtaacagaaataaataaggaactgagaagtagtgacgagctatgcaaatacagttatctcaataactttcaaataagagtagtcatactttcaatttaacagtttaaTCTCATCAGTGTGTACTCAAATAAATCAGATAtcaaatattccaaaaatatGTACGACAgggacaaatagcaactaagtgtagCAAATAACTGAAAACAAATATGgcctctcaaggcaacagtcactcagctcatctcaacagctcaatcactcggctcttagccctcaataatcatactcaataggtgcatgcgctcactgggggtgtaaagactccggagaggctccttcagcccaagcactataaacttcacggacaactcacatgctgcatggacaactcacatgctatcatatacctgtgctcactaggggtgtgcacactcctggaggggctccttcagcccaagcgctataatctgcacggacaactcacatgttgcacggacaactcacgtgctataatataatatcttgatccacacggacaactcacgtgttgcacggacaactcatgtgctatagtatcaatatctggatctacACGGActactcacatgctgcacggataactcacgtgctatagtatcaatatctggatctgcacggacaactcacgtgctatagtatcaatatctggatccgcacggataactcacgtgttgcatggacaactcacatgctatagtatcaatatctagatctgcATGGGCAACTCACgagctgcacggacaactcacgtgctatagtatcaatatctcacaactaggcccttggccttactcagtcatcaatctctctagtttCTCGGACTCTCAGAAATCATATAAACAGCCCAAACAGAAGTAATATCATGTATCAACAATAACAGTAAGAGACAaaggcataataagcaagaaaagttATGACTGAATACAAACAGTAATTTAGCAGCTAATtcagcaagtacacgacctctcaGGTCTCAACAGTAatcacataaggcctaaacatgatttctaacatgaagtacatTCAATTTCTACGAAAACAGAGGGAACTTGTATTAAACAGTTGGTCAATTGATTCCACAGTCtcgcgggacggaccaagtcacaatccctacagtgcacgcccacacgtccgtcacctagcatgtgcgtcacctccaaaatagtcttACAACACAATGTCCGGGGTtacataccctcaggaccagatttataatcgttacttacctcaatccgagcaaaatcctactccgcaatgtcttttcctctcaaatcgacctccgaatgcctcgaatatagtcacaataattcgattcactcaataaaaattataggaattaattccatatgaaattctacattttccattaaaaatccgaaattgtactAAAAATtcacctgtggggcccacgtctcggaattcgacgaaAGTTGcgaaatatgaaacctcatccaacccatagtctaaccataccaaaattactaaatttcgataatatttcgactctcaaatctatccgagagggtttccaaactcttccaactaaattcacagatttaatgccaaaactagtaatagattcgggtaatctaaccaaaattaagttaagaacacttaaccctttgttttctctgaaaatctcccgaaaatcgcctctccccgagctccaatttggtaaaaatggaattTCAGGTACTGTTCACGACTGTTCACGGGTACTGTTCACGACTGTTCACGGGTACTGTTCACGAGGTGCTATTTACAGGTACTGTTTACGGGGTACTGTACACGGCTACTTTACACGGATACTATTTATGTGTATTGTACAGGGATattgttcacgcaggtgcggtcattgttcacacgtgcgaaaaatgcaaaaactaccTAGAACATTTCAGCAGCCTTTTTATacccgttaaccttccgaaatccacctgaggccctggggacctcaacaaaatgcatcaacaagtcctaaaacatgatatggacttagtcgaaacctcaaatggcatcaaataatgctaaaaccgtgaatcataccccaattcaagcctaatgaaactaagaacgtccaacttctatatttgatgcaaaaacctattcaaattttgcatacaagtcataaatgaaataatgaagctatgaaaatttttaaaactgtattctgaccccgatatcaaaaagtcaacagttggtcaaacttttccaaaaatcttttattttccaacattcgccaaaatgcgctgaattgtcctacggagttccaaatccaaatccgaacatactcttaagtccaaaatcaccatacgaaactattggaatcatcaaaattctattttcgggtctttttctcaaaagtcaaatctccggtcaaacttaagaaatttttagccttagatttctaaaTTCCGTTAAATGGcaataatttgatctagggacctctaaattcgatttcgggcatatgaccaagtcccaaatcacgatacggaactaccggaatggtcaaaacttttatccgagTTCGTTtattcaaaatattgaccgaagtcaactcagttgagttttaaagctgtagttcacaatttaatccattttttatatAAAACCCTTCCGAAAATTaatacggattgcgcacgcaagtcgaataATGAGATGattgtttaatttaaagatgacattttgggtcatcacatgcaTAGTACCATAATCTTTGGCTAATGCATTGATCGTCTCTTAGTGATTGTATATCTTTGAACGTTATCATATTCAGCTTGACATGTGAGGGACGTTGGAGCTAATAATTGTACTCCAGATTCCAGTTCAACAACATTACTCGCAACTTTGGTTATCACTAAAATGAGGGAGAAACATATTGTACGATCTAGGATTGAGTGATAGTACTAAATTAACTTTAGTTCATCGTTAACCACAATAAATGAACTTTGTTTACATGAGTATTATTCACAAACTATacttcaaaatccaaaatctgAACCTGGTTTAATATCAATTTCATTGTGCATTGATAGTTCATGGAAAAATGATAAGGACAAAATAGAGGTTCATTGATATTGTTGCTACCGTTTCTGTGGTTTTTTCCCAATCTAAGTTGTATTTAAATAGGACACTCACACATTATGAATTAAATCCAATCAAGGGGCAGACAATGTTGTTTGTATGTGACTTATCTGCCGAAGATATGGGGAGAAAGAGAGAATCTGGAGAGAAAAGGGGAGAGAGGAGAGGAAAAAAGGAAAGGGGTGTAACTAAAGGCACAAATAATGGATTGAGAGTCTTTTAAGGtgtaatgtatatattttgtaaacaaaacttgtgtAGGTAGGGTAATTTATTAAACACGAACATTTAGGATAATAAAGTTTCgtgtataggaatgaaaaaattTATTTATCTTTATTCTTGTCCTGGACTAGTGCATCCTTGCATTATCATTTTTCTTTCATTATCTTGTCATAAACAAATTAAGTAAAGCATTAGTGGGATTTGatttaatatttcaaaatttccCTTTATGTTACTTTACACCCTTCCTTTTCCGTTTGTTGTGAATACTGATGACTCATTAAGTATTAACAAATTAAGTAAAGCATTAGTGGGATTAATTAGAATATCATGTGTTGTTTTACACAATCTCTTTATTTGTTTGTTCCTAATTCTGACAATTCAGTAGGTAATTAGAGATAATGAATACCAAAAAGCCAGTTCCATATCAAAATATCTATGGAGGGAAGCCTTGGAGCAATGGTAAAATTGTCTTCATGTGACCTATAGGTTACGTGTTTGAGTAGTGAAAGCAGTTGTCAATGCTTATATTGGGGTAGGATATCTATATCACGCCTTTAGGGGTGTGGCTCTTCCCTCGACCCTGCGTAAATACAGAATGCTTTGTGCATCAAGTTGCCCTTTACTAAAATTCTGCAACTGAAGTCAAGCGGTGTTATGGAATTTTTCGTTTTGTTATATTATCAACTTATAATTCCGCCTATGTGAATTTGCTCATACTGTCAATACTCCCACGTTCGAATAAAGGAAAAAGATTGTGATAGGCTGTCAGAATAAATCCTCACACAAAAGAGAAACATGATTAATGAGAATTCATACAGTCGACCTCAACTTATTTAGGACTGATGCATAGTTATTTTTGTTGTTTACAGCGTGAGAGATCAAAGACAAGTGTTTAGGCAGGTGCGGAGGCGCAGTGTTGATTGCGGATTCGACTGAACCTAATAACTTTTGTTCAAACCctgtatttgtattaagaaatcCAATAaacatgtacaaattattaatttaaaacttaaTAACTTAAAAAGATTATAATCTCGAACCTATAAGGTTCAAATCCTAGCCTTGCCTCTGTATTTAGGGGAGGAGAGATCATAGTAATAGTAGATTTAAATGTCCCAAAACAAAAGTTCATAAGCTCATAAAACTATATGTTTGTGTAACATCCAAAAAACTGTACAAAGTGTTTCAATACTACAATTCACTCACTCACCAAACTCGTAGAGTGCTCCAATATACTTGGTGGCGGATCCAACCATGAGTTTGTGGGATCGGCAGGAACCTAATATTTCGGATCTAACCCTTTATATATAAAGAGAAAATTCGATATACATTTCAGAACGCACTCTTTAAAAGAAGGAGCGTTTGGCTGGAGCTCTACCAACTGCTCTCATTAAGTTGGCTAATTCAAGAACTCTAGCTACTTTTGTTCCTCTCTTAGCTTCAGCTGATGCTCTTCTTTCCTCTGCTTTTCTTCTTGCATTTGCTACATCATTTTGCATTTTTTCTAGTGCTTTTGCTCTTTTCTCCTCTAGCTTCCTCTGGAAAAACatgtcacaaaaataaaaaaatattattcctCGGTTTCATTTCATAAGGTGGTCTATGTTGTTCGAATTCTTTGAAGATGTCATTGGATGTGTGTCAGATCCTTCAAAAGTAGTGTATTTTTTAAGAACCAGTACGCCGGAGCATTTTTTGAGAGCCTGAGCAACATATATGATGGTGTTTGATTGAGTataaagtttaagaaaagaaaggaCTTTCAACTCATCAAAAATACGAACTTATGGTCTCAAACAAATGACGTTTTGTTTGACGTTTTCTATGGGCTATAAGAGCATATATACTAATAAGGATAAAAtaagaagtttaaagttaaaggGTCTCCAAATATATAaatgtattattttttttctgaACATATACCGAAAAGGAAAGAGAGATATGATATATATCAAAAGTCATCATAGAACTTGTGGTATTAAACTTATCATGACATTTCTATGACCATAAGAGCATGACGTTAAGGATAAAATGAGAACTTTAACGCTAAAaagtttttaaatataaaatatgtattgATTATTCGAAACAGAcacaagacatttttttttcttttcatctttcTCTTCTTAGTTGGAGTGTTACGTGTGAAACACGTACATAGAAACTAGTATAACCAAAAAGATCTTTTTCTTACTCATGCCGGAGCCAAAAATTTTAGTAATTGAATATTTTGTAGCTGCATAAATAGCTGACTAAAGCAAGAAAAAATTCACTTTTGAAATGAACTTATGCATTTTGTGTTTGTCCTTTAAAGTCATATGGATATAATTCATATTCAACAACTCAAAGAAATGAATTATACTGTCGTAATATTGTCGGATAGGCTGTTTAACAAAGATGGATCATAAATTATTCAATTACGTACTTCTGGTTACCTGTCTGTATAGAGTCTAAAAATGCTACATTTAGTGGAGTTTTattatttatgagtttaattTTTATAGATAGACAGGATAATAAATATTTACATAATTAGGTTAAAAGGGCAGTACCATAAGGGGATGTTTTCACGGCtcaaacccgtgacctcctggtcacatgacaacaactttatcagttaCGTCAAGGCTTACATAATTAGGTTACTTAATATGTCATTGTAGATCACTCTATTTATAGCTGTAATCGATAAGTAATCTGCTATAACATGTTAAATTATACTGATAATTAAAAAAATCATTACGCATACCTTAATATTTATCATATGAAGCTATGTCATGCTCTTTGAGTACCGACTACCGAGATATGTTATTGCTTCACGTCAAGAATTACAAATGGATTTAATTAATATAAGTTGTATACAAGTGCATACAACttaaattcaaatatttttaacCATTCGATACgtatttcaaatatttaaaggGTACGAAAAAATCTTAAAAGACAGATAATATAGACGGAGAAATAAGGAGTACACATACCTCAACTTTCTTCATCCAAGAAGTTGCCTTTTGGACCTCTTCATTTTCCCAACCATTAATAACAGCATCTTCTCTCTTAAACCTATTATTAATCTTAGCAATTTTAGCAGTTTGCCATGCATTAATCTTTGattcaacttcttcttttttcacccTATGTACTGTCATTTCTCCTTGTAATTGGCTTACACTCATATTTGAACTCTCACTAGTTCCACTAGTTGTACCATGTGCTCTAGGTGATGGACTTGGATCTAAATGAATATTATTATTATCTGCTACAATAGCTAAAGGATTATTTTCCTCCATATTTTCCTCTTCAAAAATCCTTCCCAAGTTGGTATGACTTGTACCTTCAGCTTCATGACTTGTACCATTGTTGTTATTTGTAGTAGGAATTGAAGATCCAGCTAGAACCAAAGCATTGAACTCTCTACTCATGGTTGTAAAGTTCTCACTTGGAGCTCCTCCTTCTGAGGACAAAGATGATGATCTATGGCTACTTGTTTCCCAAGTTTCTCTTCTACGACCAAGATTAATATTCGTCGATAGTGGTTGCCTTGGTGGTGTTAGAGCATGTATGTCTCTAATATGATCGTCTCGATGATCTTGATCTTGATTTTGATCATCATGCTGATCATCGTGATCAGTTtctatgttgttgttgttgttgttgttgttgctgttgttgttattgttgctcgTGTTTGCTATGACTAGAGCTCTTTGATCATTCAACATGTCAAGATTCTTGTTAATTTCTTGTAGGAtcaagaataagaagaagatggTGGTGGAGGAGGAGGAGTAAGGACAAAAGGAGAATAGAAGGGTGAAAAAGAAATAACAAGCAACATAatcttgatattttttttttggctataaTTAATTAAAGAATGGTCAAA is a genomic window of Nicotiana tabacum cultivar K326 chromosome 16, ASM71507v2, whole genome shotgun sequence containing:
- the LOC107828324 gene encoding remorin 4.2-like — encoded protein: MLNDQRALVIANTSNNNNNSNNNNNNNNIETDHDDQHDDQNQDQDHRDDHIRDIHALTPPRQPLSTNINLGRRRETWETSSHRSSSLSSEGGAPSENFTTMSREFNALVLAGSSIPTTNNNNGTSHEAEGTSHTNLGRIFEEENMEENNPLAIVADNNNIHLDPSPSPRAHGTTSGTSESSNMSVSQLQGEMTVHRVKKEEVESKINAWQTAKIAKINNRFKREDAVINGWENEEVQKATSWMKKVERKLEEKRAKALEKMQNDVANARRKAEERRASAEAKRGTKVARVLELANLMRAVGRAPAKRSFF